A window of Candidatus Dependentiae bacterium genomic DNA:
ACTCGCATCGTTAATTCGTTACGTAGCAGCAACAGCTATTGCTGCCGCAATTCTCCTTTTTTCAAAAGAATATTCGCGATACTTTGATGGAACTTTTTTTAAAAAAATTAATCCTACTGAAATTCTTCGATTACTCAAACTCAGCCTACCAGTTGTTATCGATAAAGGCATGCTCGCACTTGCACTCGTTTGGCTTGGAAAAATGATTGCCTTTGGTGGAGAAGCTACACTTGCCGCATCAGAAATTATTAGAAACCTTGAACGCTGGGGACTTATCGGATCATTAGCATTTGCACAAATTACTACATTTATCGTCAGCAATAATATTGGTGAAGATAACCCAGAAGGAGCGAGAAACAATTTATACAAAATCCTAGGTATCTGTATTAGCATGACAGCACTTACCATGGCTGGACTCAACCTCTATCTTTCTGCATTTACCACAAGGCTAGACCCCTCTCACGCACTTGATCCTTTTATTAAACCAACGGCATATCTACTCACGCTGTTCTTGTCTATCGATGCAATTCAAATAATTTTTGCCTCTGCACTACGTGGCGCAGGAGATGTTAAACGAGTTATGATAATAAGATCGTTTGCATGTCTTGGCTTTTTTCTCCCGGCAACTACAATTATCTCCATGATCCCTGGCCTTGATGCAGATGTTCGGTTTGTCACAATCTACAGTTTGTACTACACAACAACCGCAATCATGGCTATTTTATTTTTGCTGAGAGTCCGTGGATCATCGTGGCTCAAACAAAAAATTTAAAGCGAATAACGTATGATTTTTTTTGAAAACATTTTTGATTTTTTATTAACAGGTCCATTTATTCTCATCTTTGTAGTAAGCGGTATACTCACCCTTCTTTCTCGCGGAATTCAATTTCGCTGTCTTTCGATTGTACAAAAAATATTTAATAATTCTTTGTGTTCTAAAAAAATATTTAATAATTCTTTGTGTTCTGCTGATACAAAAAATTCACAAGAACTTCCACCACTCAGCGCTCTTGCTATAAATGTTTCCACAACGGTTGGTATTGGAAATATCATGGGACCAATTGTTGCACTTGGGTACGGCGGACCTGGAACACTTATTGGCTTTTTACTCGGAACACTTCTGGGAAGCGCGACAACCTTCACCGAAGTATTTCTTTCTGTGTTTTACAAAAAACAATCAAAAAGTGAAACCAGCGGACCAATGATCTACCTTGAAACAGAGCTTGGAAAGCCCTGGGCCTACCTATACGCGTTTTTTGGCAGCCTTCTGCTTGTTGCATGGTCAATGAGTCAGTCAAACACCCTTGGAACGCTTCTTACTGAAAAAGGAATATCACCAATTTTAAGTGGACTTTTAATCGTCTCTTCAAGTTTTTTTATTTTAGTAAAAGGGCTCGATTTAATTAGCAAAGTAAGCAATATCATGGTTCCAATCATGTTTATTTTGTACAGCGCTGCAACACTGTGGATCATTCTTTGTAACACATACAAATTGCCCGAAATCGCAATCTTGGTATTTAAAAACTTTTTATCACCACATACTGGGGCAGGAGCACTTGCTGGATTTGGCTATGCCACAATGATTAGATGGGGATTTGCAAGAGCCGTACAAGCAAATGAAATTGGAACAGGAACCAGCACTTTTCCACATTCGATAACTTCAAGCTCACCTGCTAATCAAGCTTCTTTGGCTACTATCGCCGACTACATGAACGGTTTTTTATGCACACTTTCAAGCCTCACACTTCTCGTGTGCGACGTATGGAAAGACCCTTCAACGGTCTATGACATAACGATTTTTAATAAAATCCTTGTTTCATATTACGGATCTTCCGGCACCATTCTTCTTTTTATCTGTGCCTTTTTATTTGCATTTGGAACGATTCTTGGAAACTGCTACAATGGTACTCAATGCTTCTTGTACATAACCCGAAATAAATGGCTTTATGGATACTATATCTTTACAGCTCTTTTTGTTTTCTGGGGAACAATTTCAAATGTGTCTTTTGTGTGGAATATTGCAGATTATTTTGTAATCCCTGTTGCAGTTCCCCACATTATTGGACTTTTGATTATTGCTTGGAAAA
This region includes:
- a CDS encoding MATE family efflux transporter — encoded protein: MNSHKINFDEKNTILKTSESAGTLFSYWTPEAISLILLTVLPLFLDSWFVASLQSNALYGALGAATRAIHFLMKFAESIPVASIALIGRHNGAQEPQNCGSRLSDALWTTGIIGLILCCLFFFGAEYVYRFLGVPETMIPLGLKYLKVQAVTIPFMFLFQAFLGFFKGIKNTQTPLYINIATIALFIVSDYLLIYGFWKVPALALTGSALASLIRYVAATAIAAAILLFSKEYSRYFDGTFFKKINPTEILRLLKLSLPVVIDKGMLALALVWLGKMIAFGGEATLAASEIIRNLERWGLIGSLAFAQITTFIVSNNIGEDNPEGARNNLYKILGICISMTALTMAGLNLYLSAFTTRLDPSHALDPFIKPTAYLLTLFLSIDAIQIIFASALRGAGDVKRVMIIRSFACLGFFLPATTIISMIPGLDADVRFVTIYSLYYTTTAIMAILFLLRVRGSSWLKQKI
- a CDS encoding sodium:alanine symporter family protein, with amino-acid sequence MIFFENIFDFLLTGPFILIFVVSGILTLLSRGIQFRCLSIVQKIFNNSLCSKKIFNNSLCSADTKNSQELPPLSALAINVSTTVGIGNIMGPIVALGYGGPGTLIGFLLGTLLGSATTFTEVFLSVFYKKQSKSETSGPMIYLETELGKPWAYLYAFFGSLLLVAWSMSQSNTLGTLLTEKGISPILSGLLIVSSSFFILVKGLDLISKVSNIMVPIMFILYSAATLWIILCNTYKLPEIAILVFKNFLSPHTGAGALAGFGYATMIRWGFARAVQANEIGTGTSTFPHSITSSSPANQASLATIADYMNGFLCTLSSLTLLVCDVWKDPSTVYDITIFNKILVSYYGSSGTILLFICAFLFAFGTILGNCYNGTQCFLYITRNKWLYGYYIFTALFVFWGTISNVSFVWNIADYFVIPVAVPHIIGLLIIAWKKPSIFEL